The proteins below come from a single Salinilacihabitans rarus genomic window:
- a CDS encoding DNA-directed RNA polymerase subunit L, whose amino-acid sequence MELRVTESSEDELSIEIAGEDHTFMNVLKGALLEHDAVAAATYDMNPEQSGGQTDPILTIKTDGGVDPLDALEEAAASIREKTAAFREAFETAADEQTA is encoded by the coding sequence ATGGAACTGCGGGTCACCGAGAGCAGCGAGGACGAACTCTCGATCGAGATCGCCGGCGAGGACCACACGTTCATGAACGTGCTGAAAGGTGCCCTGCTGGAACACGACGCCGTCGCCGCGGCGACCTACGACATGAACCCCGAGCAGTCGGGCGGCCAGACCGACCCGATCCTGACGATCAAGACCGACGGTGGCGTGGACCCCCTCGACGCCCTCGAGGAGGCCGCCGCGAGCATCCGCGAGAAGACGGCCGCGTTCCGCGAGGCGTTCGAGACGGCCGCGGACGAGCAGACGGCGTAG
- the hisF gene encoding imidazole glycerol phosphate synthase subunit HisF: MVLTKRIIPCIDVDLDDDGNAAVYTGVHFEDLQYTGDPVEMARAYNEAGADEFVFLDITASAEGRETMLDVVRDVADEVFIPLTVGGGIRTVADIKETLRAGADKVSITTGALERPELVTEGARAFGSQCIVISVDARRRYDEGGEHYVEVDGESCWFECTKKGGREGTGIDVLEWAAEAEARGAGELFVNSIDKDGTKDGYDVPLTKAVCETVDTPVIASSGCGGPEDMHEVFTEAGADAGLAASIFHFGEYSIPEVKAYLDERGVPVRP, encoded by the coding sequence ATGGTACTGACCAAGCGAATCATCCCGTGTATCGACGTCGACCTCGACGACGACGGGAACGCGGCGGTCTACACGGGCGTCCACTTCGAGGACCTGCAGTACACGGGCGACCCGGTCGAGATGGCCCGCGCCTACAACGAGGCCGGCGCCGACGAGTTCGTCTTCCTCGACATCACGGCCTCGGCCGAGGGCCGCGAGACGATGCTGGACGTCGTCCGCGACGTGGCCGACGAGGTGTTCATCCCCCTCACGGTCGGCGGCGGGATCCGCACCGTCGCGGACATCAAGGAGACCCTGCGTGCGGGTGCGGACAAGGTGTCGATCACCACGGGCGCGCTCGAACGGCCCGAACTCGTCACCGAGGGCGCCAGGGCGTTCGGCAGCCAGTGTATCGTCATCAGCGTCGACGCCCGCCGCCGGTACGACGAGGGCGGCGAGCACTACGTCGAGGTCGACGGCGAGTCCTGCTGGTTCGAGTGCACCAAGAAGGGCGGCCGCGAGGGCACCGGGATCGACGTGCTGGAGTGGGCCGCCGAGGCCGAGGCCCGCGGCGCGGGCGAACTGTTCGTCAACTCCATCGACAAGGACGGCACCAAGGACGGCTACGACGTCCCGCTGACGAAGGCCGTCTGCGAGACCGTCGACACGCCCGTCATCGCCTCCTCCGGCTGTGGCGGGCCCGAGGACATGCACGAGGTGTTCACCGAGGCCGGCGCCGACGCCGGGCTGGCGGCCTCTATCTTCCACTTCGGCGAGTACTCGATCCCCGAGGTCAAGGCGTACCTCGACGAGCGCGGCGTTCCCGTTCGCCCGTAG
- a CDS encoding DUF7550 family protein — protein MADESESTDEGEGDSAATVGHDRVAERTTAPMSEFGARETAVGALVAVVGVAVAFGIPLVAF, from the coding sequence ATGGCAGACGAGAGCGAGTCCACGGACGAAGGGGAAGGGGACTCGGCGGCGACGGTCGGCCACGACCGCGTCGCCGAGCGGACGACGGCGCCGATGAGCGAGTTCGGAGCGAGGGAGACCGCCGTCGGCGCGCTCGTGGCGGTCGTCGGCGTCGCCGTCGCGTTCGGAATCCCGCTCGTCGCGTTCTGA
- a CDS encoding ribbon-helix-helix domain-containing protein, whose translation MPKVEITIPEHLEMQITQMVERGEFVNREEAIEDLLSTGIKAYKTSGPMDEEEPGLEDDGMMGHDDEYVF comes from the coding sequence ATGCCGAAAGTAGAGATCACGATCCCGGAGCACCTCGAGATGCAGATCACGCAGATGGTCGAGCGCGGCGAGTTCGTCAATCGGGAGGAGGCCATCGAGGACCTCCTCTCGACGGGGATCAAAGCCTACAAGACCAGTGGGCCGATGGACGAGGAGGAGCCGGGGCTCGAAGACGACGGAATGATGGGCCACGACGACGAGTACGTCTTCTAG
- a CDS encoding sulfite oxidase-like oxidoreductase has translation MRDVTDLYREFGDDRLPPGQRETSKFPVLSKSGTPSWDPETWEFTVTGAVEEPLSFSWEEFRDLPSETQRQDFHCVTGWSKLDCEFTGVPFPEIAERAGVREDAVHVLFSALDDYTTDLPLEQCTREEVLFVRAFDGEPLPREHGGPLRVVTPHRYAYKGAKWVDGVEFLTEPELGYWERRGYSETANPWREERYS, from the coding sequence ATGCGAGACGTCACGGACCTCTACCGGGAGTTCGGCGACGACCGCCTCCCGCCGGGCCAGCGCGAGACTTCGAAGTTCCCCGTCCTCTCGAAGAGCGGGACGCCGTCGTGGGATCCCGAGACGTGGGAGTTTACCGTCACCGGGGCCGTCGAGGAGCCGCTCTCGTTCTCCTGGGAGGAGTTCCGCGACCTTCCGAGCGAGACCCAGCGGCAGGACTTCCACTGTGTCACCGGCTGGAGCAAACTCGACTGTGAGTTCACGGGCGTCCCGTTCCCCGAAATCGCCGAGCGGGCGGGCGTCCGCGAGGACGCCGTCCACGTCCTCTTCTCCGCGCTCGACGACTACACGACCGACCTGCCCCTCGAACAGTGCACGCGTGAGGAGGTGCTGTTCGTCCGGGCGTTCGACGGCGAGCCGTTGCCCCGCGAGCACGGCGGCCCCCTCCGCGTCGTCACCCCGCACAGGTACGCCTACAAGGGGGCGAAGTGGGTCGACGGCGTCGAGTTCCTCACGGAACCCGAACTCGGCTACTGGGAGCGGCGGGGCTACTCGGAGACGGCGAATCCGTGGCGAGAGGA